GTTGAAGTCCCACATCGGGGTTGGGGGGGTTTGGGTGGTTAGTATATTAGTCTCCTGTCAGACTTTCAAAAGTTGCTGGCTTTTGAGGGTTCTCACGGGGTTAAGGTTAGTAAAACGTCGTCAAAAGTCTGCTGacttcgacaaaaaaaaaaaagtaacccTCCACAAGCCCAAAACATTAATTTTGAGTACTTTGCTCCCTTCTGTTTGACAAAATTTATATTCGACCGTTACAAATTACTaacttttcaaaattgcccCCATTTCTACTAGTTATAACCTTTATACAAAATTACTCTTGTCCTAATAATTCCCTTCTTCTCATGAATAAAGACCTTACTTTGTCTTCTTTAAAGAAAATACCGCACTCCTATCTGTAGGTTGCTATGTCataattcttcttctttttttttttgggacaaaaTTAGTGGCTAAATACTAGAAAAAAAAGTCCCAAATTTTGGTACTTTTTAGTATTACTTATTGAAAATTCTTTTGCATAAATattattagattttttttcacaTGCTCCTAAAGCAtataattttttcaaatcaaatgagATTGGTAGCACATtgcaaaaaatgattttttgggCCTCTAAACAAATAAGATATGAACTTTTTATACCCAAAAAATGATCAAAAGTAAAAGgcgaaataatttatttagcAAAATTTGAGGAATGTCTTAAAAGATTTTTCGTAAATGTAAAATAAGCCAAATTTTTTCTTAGAATAACTGCAACTCATACATGAAACAGTTATGAATATATTGAAATATTGACCCATATGAGGTTGGTGTAATGATCAATCTAGAgacaacaaaaatttttaaatcttTTTATAGGTGATTACTTTTAAATGTGTATATTCGTGTTGGCCTCGtgaatttttttgtatatttatctaaaatttcactcgccaaaaaatttgtttgtcaAAAATAGGCCAATATTTATTCCAACTTCGATTTCTTCAAACCATTCAAAGATTTATCTTGTAACCAAGTATATATAGTCAATCTGCATCTAGTTATACGAGTAGAGTAAAAATGATTGTAGTCACTTGGGTCACGATTTTTTGGGAAGGGAGAGGGGAATGGTGGTGTTTTGGTTTCTTCCGGGGGTGGTTTTTACGGGAGACTAAAAAGAAGAAATGCTCGGTTGGTTTGCCTAAATACGAAAAACCGGATGTATGTAgtaatattttgctcaaatacaCGACTAGCATTCTTTTTTGTATGGCCATTCGAGTGGGAGTCTTGGGCCATCCCATCCACCCACTGAGTCTGAAACTCAGTTCTGGAAAAAGTATCAAGCCAACTGATAACGACCTCCGACAGTATAATCTTAACCATTGATCCACGTTTCAAGCCCGAAAAGGTGATCAACGCCAAATCCATCTGCTGATTTGTCTATTTGGAATAGATCCTACGTACAGATCTTTGTCCAGACTCTGGATCACGACAATCTATAGTTTCCTTGGTCCAGGTGCCGCTCCAGATCGGGAGATCATCTCGTAGTTTGTTTCTGTAACGCTAATTGTAGTCATGtcctttcatttttattgattGCAGAGTCCCGGAATGGAATTCTTCAGGAAAGCTAAATCTGTTAGGCTGAGGAGCCATCACCAGAAGTATTTGATAGCGGAACGCGATGAGGAAACTGTGATCCAAGATCGTTCTGGCACATCCAAGCACGCAAAATGGACAGTCGAGCTTGTTGAGGGAGTTGACAATCTCGTACGTTTGAAAAGCTGTTGTGGCAAGTACCTAACAGCAATAGATGATCAATTCCTTCTTGGCATGACGGGCCAAAAAGTTGTTCAAAGTTTGCCCAGAAAGTTGGACTCGAAGGTTGAATGGGAGCCTATTAGGGAAGGATTTCAAGTAAGGCTCAAAACACGATATGGGAATTATTTACGTGCGAATGGGGGATTACCACCCTGGCGAAATTCAGTCACTCATGACATCCCACATATACATCAAGATTGGATTTTGTGGGAAGTTGATACTATTGAGATACGGCCTCCGTCACCCAAGAAAGTCGAACGATCTGAATCATTGGACGAAGACTTGAGCTCTTCTTCCTTTCAGCTTAGAACCCCATCTCAACATGAGGTTCGATCGTTTACCTCTCCTTGTTTACTTCTGATCTCTTTATTATTTACATGTCATGTGATTAGTAAATCGTAACGGAGGATTCTTTGTACGCATGCGCAGTCATGCGATTCGTTTGGTGGTTCACCAGTGAAGTATGAAGGCCGAGTAATACATTATCATGTGGCTGATGATGATGGGAATGTCGATGATGGGATAGAAGGCCACTCCTTCAATTTTAAAGGGCAAAACGTGGAGGAATTGACTCAGAAGTTGGAGGAAGAAACAGAGCTTACAAACATTACAGTGTGctcaaaaaacaaaataaacggGAAACTTTATCCTCTCCGGCTGGGTCTTCCTCCCAACAATGCAACTATGCACGTTGTTGTAGTTCCTTCGACCTCCAGAGGTTTGCCTCTACTCCACTCCCTCTTGCTGGTTTGGGTTAATGTTTAACCTTCTGTGCCAGATTCATTGCAAATTCTGCAGAGTTATCAAACTTGAATAGTTAAATTGGTGGTTTAGAAAGTTGAATACTCGTAACAAAGTCATCAAACTGAGcatttagagagagagagagagatgcctTGTTTCATTGGAGAAATGTTATTCCTGCAGTTGCAGCATACAGCTGGAAGATGCATCTCATCCCCAGAAAATTTTACCAACTCCTAATGTACTCCTAACCAGATAGCAACTCGTGGGAGGTTTTATCTCTGTTGGCTTCTGCCTCTAGCTGGTCGTAGCATCATCTAGTTAAAAGGAAGTAGTTTCCTGTGGCAAAGATTAAACCTTTAAGCTTAGGAAGATGTCAGGAAAATTTTGGCTCTTTTGTCCTTCAATTTCGTTGGATAaaacaagaattgaaaaaaagaaaaaagagccaGGAAAAAGATGGCATATGAGTAGACTGGAGCTGAAGATAAAATCTGGTCATCATCTTTGAGAATTGAGAATTTGTTGTTAGTATCATTCTGCAAGATCACCAGTATTTGTGCTGTATGCTTTTGCACTTACaggtgggtttttttttttttggcttgtttCTGTTTCGCATGTTAGTTGAGCTCTCTTGACTGTGGCAAAGACATTTTCTGGCGATTCCTACCTCGATTTAAGGACGATGATGGGAAGCATCTTGAAAGCATGATCTAAGAGAAAGACGGAGGAACATTCATTTAAAGCTGAAGTTGTAGCAGGAGCCCGGTGACACCTTA
The genomic region above belongs to Coffea arabica cultivar ET-39 chromosome 7c, Coffea Arabica ET-39 HiFi, whole genome shotgun sequence and contains:
- the LOC113699247 gene encoding uncharacterized protein is translated as MGFFDKAKAVRLQSHLGKYLVADDDEETVRQSRNGSSSKARWTVEYVEGKSNVIRLKSCHGLYLTATEEAFLLGATGRKVRQTLPAKKMNSSIEWEPIKEGLYVKLRTSEGKFLRGNGGPPPWRNSVTHDIPHRTATQDWVLWGVDIVDITLSDTASLSSSLSASSTFSSLQDGYSPSPDRDSPVAYLSRMNGSAFIKQAENGNASVKPSPGMEFFRKAKSVRLRSHHQKYLIAERDEETVIQDRSGTSKHAKWTVELVEGVDNLVRLKSCCGKYLTAIDDQFLLGMTGQKVVQSLPRKLDSKVEWEPIREGFQVRLKTRYGNYLRANGGLPPWRNSVTHDIPHIHQDWILWEVDTIEIRPPSPKKVERSESLDEDLSSSSFQLRTPSQHESCDSFGGSPVKYEGRVIHYHVADDDGNVDDGIEGHSFNFKGQNVEELTQKLEEETELTNITVCSKNKINGKLYPLRLGLPPNNATMHVVVVPSTSRVELS